One segment of Odontesthes bonariensis isolate fOdoBon6 chromosome 1, fOdoBon6.hap1, whole genome shotgun sequence DNA contains the following:
- the pdcd7 gene encoding programmed cell death protein 7, with protein MDSTYQRPQSDNVCNGGYQQTQFSTAEQPEHPTPQWASSPVYDGHPYGLRCGFTAPPLGGAGFGGPRFPPPYGYDPSVPPPPFGCPPSGHFSRMAPPAAVNTYNSTGILACQAFPQQFGAGPPRYDGESESGCRQYEDPRDGGVPYGGPPCPPLRYDRDSSGGTGRPPEDEEALLRRQDEQWLRRFFQSRAQTSGSQKEQAQLISVPALRETLYGAAQLISQLQDTCHALEHNLHHDSVWDDCYLMALHLKRELQDKVNLLSDTQSLDQLRAKVTHIAQRRARQPRARKELQMEEKEAEERSSEKEAVIDKWRMRQIQRVEEKKKEQELKLAADAVLCEVRKKQADVKRMQDILRSLEKLRKLRKEAACRKGIVTEQPCDDAFSSRLEQLRSVMKRRTAVYSVEEKALLVMLEGEQEEERRREQDRRAKKERERKLQRKRRVDVMLFGEEPPADCVLQSFREYYSQAEHSLQAVVQIRREWDSFLVAADHPDGSSVPQSWILPDPPSDQAWASALQPADTDCL; from the exons ATGGACAGCACATATCAGCGCCCTCAGTCAGACAATGTCTGTAATGGCGGCTACCAGCAGACACAGTTCAGCACCGCAGAGCAGCCGGAGCACCCCACTCCACAGTGGGCATCCTCACCGGTGTATGACGGTCACCCGTATGGACTCCGGTGTGGTTTTACCGCACCCCCTCTCGGAGGAGCAGGTTTCGGAGGGCCTCGCTTTCCCCCACCGTATGGATACGACCCCTCGgtcccccctcctcctttcgGCTGTCCTCCCTCCGGACACTTCTCCAGAATGGCGCCCCCAGCTGCTGTAAACACATACAACAGCACCGGTATCTTGGCGTGTCAGGCTTTCCCTCAGCAGTTCGGGGCCGGACCTCCTCGGTACGACGGTGAGTCAGAGTCAGGCTGCAGACAGTATGAGGACCCCCGTGACGGGGGTGTCCCCTACGGCGGTCCGCCGTGTCCTCCTTTGCGGTATGATCGTGACAGCAGTGGGGGAACGGGACGACCACCAGAGGACGAGGAGGCTCTGCTCAGGAGGCAGGACGAACAGTGGCTCAGACGGTTCTTCCAGAGCAGAGCTCAAACAAGCGGGAGCCAGAAGGAGCAGGCTCAGCTCATCTCTGTCCCCGCCCTCAGAGAGACCCTGTACGGGGCAGCTCAGCTCATCTCACAGCTGCAGGACACCTGTCACGCCCTGGAGCACAATCTGCACCATGACAGTGTGTGGGACGACTGCTATTTAATGGCTTTACATTTGAAGAGAGAGCTGCAGGACAAAGTGAACCTCCTCAGTGACACCCAGAGTTTAGATCAACTGAGAGCTAAAGTAACCCACATTGCACAGAGGAGGGCCCGGCAGCCAAGGGCCAGGAAAGAGCTGCAGATGGAGGAGAAAGAGGCAGAGGAACGCAGCTCCGAGAAAGAGGCTGTCATAGACAAGTGGAGGATGAGGCAAATACAACGAGtcgaggagaagaagaag gAGCAGGAGCTGAAACTGGCTGCAGACGCAGTTCTGTGTGAGGTGAGGAAGAAGCAGGCGGATGTGAAGAGGATGCAGGACATCTTAAGATCTCTGGAGAAGCTGCGCAAGCTCAGAAAAGAAGCAGCATGCAGGAAAG GTATCGTCACTGAGCAGCCATGCGACGACGCTTTCAGCAGCAGACTGGAGCAGCTGAggagcgtgatgaagaggaggacggCGGTTTACTCGGTAGAGGAGAAAGCTCTGCTGGTGATGCTGGAAGGAGagcaggaggaagagaggaggagggagcagGACAGACGAGCGaaaaaggagagggagagaaagctGCAGAGGAAACGCAGAGTTGATGTCATGTTGTTCGGAG AGGAGCCTCCAGCTGACTGTGTCCTGCAGTCCTTCAGAGAGTATTACAGCCAGGCCGAACACTCCCTGCAGGCTGTGGTACAGATCAG GAGAGAGTGGGACTCATTTCTGGTTGCAGCAGATCATCCTGACGGTTCATCGGTTCCTCAGAGCTGGATCCTGCCAGATCCCCCGTCAGACCAGGCCTGGGCCTCTGCCCTGCAGCCTGCTGACACCGACTGCCTCTGA